A region of Streptomyces sp. TG1A-60 DNA encodes the following proteins:
- a CDS encoding histidine kinase yields MIHAFRGRSRTHQVLLVLAGVPVLALLVAEGLNTGFAPTAAATTVAGGLCVVALFVPPARFFLVAGCAVAASLALSVTELQLPRTQRPDNTPGMTELCALLLMIARTVRLQPLLRITALVPPTGVAALLLNLRIPEPGYELVKTLVGPAVLFSIVLMVVLGLYLRLVDTLRDRERTAAEQAARQAERLEHARELHDFVAHHVTAIVAQAKAARYVTSAGRAPAPADLDRVFAGIEEAGSQAMDSMRSMVSMLRTPGDPAATRPGGDLTRVRDLVESFSAAGPPARLTLDPRLAERSLPPEISTTVHHLVRESLTNIRKYADTAAHVTVDIRLRADDPGRLDVSVNDDGRAASGTAHRPRTGTSGHPPTVRRGTDSTGQPTPGRQRGGYGLIGLAERVEAIGGHFTASPRHGCPGWQVTADIPLPPSPPASHP; encoded by the coding sequence ACCGTCGCCGGCGGACTGTGCGTGGTGGCTCTGTTCGTACCGCCCGCGCGCTTCTTCCTCGTCGCCGGCTGCGCCGTGGCGGCGTCCCTCGCGCTGTCGGTGACCGAGCTGCAGCTGCCCCGGACCCAGCGGCCCGACAACACCCCGGGGATGACGGAACTGTGTGCACTCCTGCTGATGATCGCCCGTACCGTGCGCCTTCAGCCGCTGCTGCGGATCACCGCCCTGGTACCCCCGACAGGCGTGGCCGCCCTGCTGCTGAACCTGCGGATTCCGGAACCCGGGTACGAGCTTGTGAAGACCCTCGTGGGGCCGGCGGTCCTCTTCAGCATCGTGCTGATGGTCGTGCTGGGGCTGTATCTGCGTCTCGTCGACACACTGCGCGACCGCGAGCGGACGGCCGCGGAGCAGGCCGCACGCCAGGCCGAGCGCCTGGAGCACGCCCGGGAGCTGCACGACTTCGTGGCCCATCACGTCACCGCGATCGTCGCGCAGGCCAAGGCAGCCCGCTATGTCACCTCGGCCGGCCGGGCACCGGCCCCCGCAGACCTGGACCGGGTGTTCGCCGGGATCGAGGAGGCCGGCTCACAGGCGATGGACTCGATGCGCAGCATGGTCTCCATGTTGCGCACCCCCGGGGATCCGGCCGCCACCCGACCCGGAGGCGACCTCACCCGCGTGCGCGACCTCGTCGAGAGCTTCTCCGCCGCAGGCCCGCCAGCCCGCCTCACCCTCGACCCCCGGCTCGCCGAACGTTCCCTGCCACCCGAGATCAGCACCACCGTGCACCATCTGGTGCGGGAATCGCTCACCAACATCCGCAAGTACGCCGACACCGCCGCACACGTCACCGTGGACATCCGGCTCCGGGCCGACGACCCCGGCCGACTGGACGTCTCGGTGAACGACGACGGCCGGGCCGCAAGCGGCACGGCACACCGCCCCCGGACCGGCACATCCGGCCATCCGCCGACTGTCCGGCGCGGCACCGACTCCACCGGACAGCCCACGCCCGGCCGACAGCGCGGCGGCTACGGCCTCATCGGACTCGCCGAACGGGTCGAGGCCATCGGCGGTCACTTCACCGCGAGCCCCCGGCACGGCTGCCCCGGCTGGCAGGTCACCGCCGACATCCCCCTCCCACCATCACCCCCGGCGAGCCATCCATGA
- a CDS encoding response regulator transcription factor, translating into MKIRVLIADDQDLIRSAFRMILSAQPDMAVIAEAANGTDAVEAARRLRPDVCLLDIRMPGIDGLAATRLLAGPDVSDPLNVLIATTFDLDEYVYQALRNGACGFLLKDGAPALLAEAVRAAAAGNSLISPSITVRLLRHMAPPPQKDSGSCPAPSPTRATTRLTEPLTQRELDVVRLVARGYTNGEVAAELYVTHSTVKTHLGNIQRKLAARNRVEIAAWAWEAGVCAGRG; encoded by the coding sequence ATGAAGATCCGTGTCCTGATCGCCGACGACCAAGACCTGATCCGGTCGGCCTTCCGCATGATCCTCAGCGCCCAGCCGGACATGGCCGTCATCGCCGAGGCCGCCAACGGCACCGACGCCGTGGAAGCGGCCCGCCGACTCCGCCCGGACGTCTGCCTCCTCGACATCCGCATGCCCGGAATCGACGGTCTGGCAGCCACCCGCCTGCTGGCCGGCCCCGACGTCTCCGACCCGCTCAACGTGCTGATCGCCACCACATTCGACCTCGACGAATACGTCTACCAAGCGCTGCGCAACGGCGCCTGCGGCTTCCTCCTCAAGGACGGCGCCCCCGCCCTCCTCGCCGAAGCCGTACGCGCGGCGGCCGCCGGCAACTCCCTCATCTCCCCCTCCATCACCGTCCGCCTCCTGCGGCACATGGCGCCGCCCCCGCAGAAGGATTCCGGCTCCTGCCCCGCTCCCTCCCCCACTCGCGCGACCACCCGGCTCACCGAACCCCTCACCCAGCGCGAACTCGACGTCGTCCGCCTGGTCGCCCGTGGCTACACCAACGGAGAGGTGGCAGCAGAGCTCTACGTCACCCACTCCACGGTCAAGACCCACCTGGGCAACATCCAGCGCAAACTGGCCGCCCGCAACCGCGTCGAGATCGCGGCATGGGCCTGGGAGGCGGGGGTCTGCGCCGGCCGGGGCTGA